A genomic segment from Mucilaginibacter terrenus encodes:
- a CDS encoding DUF4175 family protein has protein sequence MAERGIHIISNLRKRYLAYQLLANILLAAAITLAAGALFYLLAFSLVWLGVVFLLVLAILSSVRRPWAIRYENIAAYLDKELPELQESTSLILLPPSELNILQGLARAKAEDALSSLNIGYNHFAGVLVKPAIALLICTFFYIGTVKFYTKVGQKPAIITHDGKPLPPENILPQIEGVKLIITPPAYTGKPKRTQDKFNFSVEEGAAVIWHISTNVRIRNAYLLFNNKERVSLKSKDGREWSAQKLINTSGFYQVSINGKLSDLYQVQAIKDAAPVVHVKTPKQYTYIDAGEPQQVNINASLTDDYGVAGAQIIATVAKGRGEGVKFKEYKLAFNSNFSSHLPQYTAQKLVQLKPLNMEPGDELYFYVKAQDTRNQETRTDVFTVVLQDTAELLSMDGIVTGASLKPEFFRSERQIIIDAEKLIKDKDTISAEKFNARSNDLGIDQKLLRLRYGKFLGEEDEVVEGPKGNDNLSAPEDFSNGAKILKEYTDDHDKAEDAQFFEPAVKAQLKATLTEMWKAELQLRLYKPQAALPFAYKALRLLKDLQQKSRSFVAKTSYNPPPLKPEKRLSGELDKVLQPMNKEAVKPPADRLLALKNAIAVLEQLKQHTAITASQKGLLQAGYQQLATVASGSPGAYLPGLNAVRRLLSAKRADILDVNEAEQAIQRTLTPVKAAPVPVEQMDDMGLSRSYYKQLKSKMQ, from the coding sequence ATGGCTGAGCGGGGTATACATATCATTAGCAACTTGCGTAAGCGGTACCTAGCTTACCAGCTACTCGCCAATATTTTGCTTGCTGCGGCCATAACACTTGCTGCGGGTGCGCTTTTCTATTTACTCGCCTTTTCGTTGGTATGGTTGGGTGTAGTTTTCCTGTTGGTGCTGGCTATATTATCATCTGTACGGCGTCCCTGGGCTATAAGGTATGAAAATATTGCTGCCTATCTCGATAAAGAGCTTCCGGAACTGCAGGAGAGCACAAGCTTAATTCTTCTGCCACCAAGCGAGCTGAACATCTTGCAAGGCCTTGCACGAGCGAAAGCAGAGGATGCGTTATCCAGCTTAAACATCGGTTACAATCATTTTGCCGGGGTACTGGTGAAACCGGCTATAGCACTATTAATATGCACCTTCTTTTACATCGGAACGGTAAAGTTTTACACCAAAGTCGGGCAAAAACCTGCAATAATCACACATGACGGCAAGCCGTTACCACCGGAGAACATACTTCCTCAAATAGAAGGGGTGAAACTGATTATAACTCCACCGGCGTACACCGGTAAGCCCAAGCGCACACAGGATAAGTTTAATTTTTCCGTTGAAGAAGGCGCTGCCGTAATCTGGCATATCAGCACCAACGTGCGCATCAGGAACGCTTACCTTTTATTCAATAATAAGGAGCGGGTAAGTTTAAAAAGTAAGGATGGGAGGGAATGGTCAGCACAAAAACTCATTAACACCTCTGGCTTTTACCAGGTAAGTATCAATGGTAAGCTGTCAGACCTTTACCAGGTACAGGCTATTAAAGATGCTGCGCCGGTGGTTCATGTAAAAACGCCCAAGCAGTACACTTATATAGATGCCGGTGAGCCGCAGCAGGTGAATATTAATGCCTCCTTAACGGACGATTATGGCGTAGCCGGGGCACAAATTATCGCTACAGTGGCAAAAGGCCGGGGAGAAGGCGTAAAATTTAAAGAGTACAAGTTAGCCTTTAACAGTAACTTCAGCTCGCATTTACCACAGTATACCGCTCAAAAGCTGGTCCAGCTAAAGCCACTTAACATGGAGCCCGGCGATGAGCTCTACTTTTACGTTAAAGCGCAGGACACCCGCAACCAGGAAACGCGCACTGACGTGTTTACTGTAGTGCTGCAGGATACAGCCGAGTTATTAAGCATGGATGGGATTGTTACCGGCGCAAGCCTGAAACCTGAATTCTTCCGCAGCGAACGGCAGATCATTATAGACGCGGAAAAGTTGATCAAGGACAAAGACACCATCAGCGCGGAAAAATTTAATGCCCGGAGCAATGATCTCGGCATAGACCAAAAGTTGCTTCGCCTTCGCTACGGTAAGTTTTTAGGTGAAGAGGACGAAGTGGTAGAAGGCCCAAAAGGCAACGACAACCTTTCGGCTCCGGAAGATTTCAGCAATGGGGCGAAAATATTAAAGGAATATACCGACGACCACGACAAAGCCGAGGATGCCCAATTCTTCGAACCGGCAGTAAAGGCCCAGTTAAAAGCAACTTTAACAGAAATGTGGAAGGCCGAGCTGCAGTTGCGTTTGTACAAGCCGCAGGCTGCCTTGCCGTTCGCCTATAAAGCCCTGCGCCTGCTAAAAGACCTCCAGCAAAAGTCGCGTTCTTTTGTGGCTAAAACATCTTATAACCCTCCGCCGCTAAAACCCGAAAAGCGCTTGAGCGGAGAGTTGGATAAAGTTTTACAACCCATGAACAAGGAAGCTGTTAAACCGCCTGCCGACCGGTTACTCGCCTTAAAAAACGCTATTGCGGTGCTGGAGCAATTAAAGCAGCATACGGCAATTACAGCTAGTCAAAAAGGTTTATTACAAGCCGGTTATCAGCAATTGGCAACTGTAGCCTCTGGTTCGCCGGGTGCGTATTTGCCAGGCCTGAATGCTGTAAGGCGATTGCTGTCCGCAAAGCGTGCAGATATCCTGGATGTAAACGAGGCGGAGCAGGCGATACAAAGAACGCTTACACCTGTAAAAGCCGCTCCCGTACCCGTAGAGCAGATGGATGATATGGGCTTGTCACGCAGTTATTATAAACAACTAAAAAGCAAAATGCAATAA
- a CDS encoding TldD/PmbA family protein, which translates to MRRRDFIYLTGLGAGAMALPNLSAFGREIDAQQALEYVDPKIKKALADAGLNAAKSAGASYADVRIGRYLNQFVITRENRVLNVANTESYGVGIRVIANGCWGFAATNEVTKEGIAKTAQRAVAVAKANAKLGSAPVQLAPQKGYGEVSWKTPIEKNAFEVPIKEKVDLLLGANGAAMAGGANFVNSNIFAVNEQKYFASTDGSYIDQDIHRIFPSFTVTKIDSAKGSFETRGALSSPVGMGYEYLIPKASETVQGITPRYKQRYDMLEDIKFATKQAGEKIASKSVDPGKYDLVLDPSHLWLTIHESVGHPTELDRVLGYEANYAGTSFLTLDKWKSGNFKFGSDKVNVVGDKLQPGSLGAVGYDDEGVATKKWDIIKDGVLVNYQATRDQAHIIGLKESQGCSYAQSWQDVQFQRMPNVSLQPGKTPLSVDDMIKNVEKGIYIIGNGSFSIDQQRYNFQFGGQLFYEITNGKITGMLNDVAYQANTREFWNSCSAVCDERDYRLGGSFNDGKGQPSQSSAVSHGSSTTRFNGVNVINTKRKIG; encoded by the coding sequence TTGAGAAGAAGAGATTTTATTTACCTGACCGGGCTTGGCGCAGGAGCTATGGCACTGCCAAACCTGTCGGCATTTGGCCGGGAGATAGATGCACAGCAGGCGCTGGAGTATGTAGACCCTAAGATTAAAAAAGCACTGGCAGATGCCGGCCTTAATGCGGCTAAGAGCGCAGGCGCCAGCTACGCCGATGTGCGTATTGGCCGCTACCTTAATCAGTTTGTAATAACCCGCGAAAACCGCGTGCTTAACGTTGCCAACACCGAATCATACGGGGTAGGCATACGTGTTATTGCTAACGGTTGCTGGGGCTTTGCCGCTACCAATGAGGTAACTAAAGAAGGTATAGCTAAAACAGCGCAGCGCGCTGTTGCCGTGGCAAAAGCCAATGCTAAGCTGGGCAGTGCGCCGGTGCAACTGGCACCGCAAAAAGGATACGGCGAGGTAAGCTGGAAAACACCTATAGAGAAAAACGCCTTTGAGGTGCCCATTAAAGAAAAGGTAGATCTGCTTTTAGGCGCTAACGGCGCAGCAATGGCGGGCGGAGCAAACTTTGTAAACTCCAACATCTTCGCTGTAAACGAGCAGAAGTACTTTGCTTCTACAGATGGTTCTTATATAGACCAGGACATCCACCGTATCTTCCCAAGCTTTACGGTAACCAAGATAGATTCTGCTAAAGGTTCTTTCGAAACCCGTGGTGCCCTTAGCTCCCCGGTTGGTATGGGTTATGAGTATCTGATACCGAAAGCATCTGAGACGGTACAGGGCATCACCCCGCGTTACAAGCAGCGTTACGACATGCTGGAAGATATTAAGTTTGCTACTAAGCAGGCCGGAGAGAAGATCGCTTCTAAGTCGGTAGATCCCGGCAAGTACGACCTGGTGCTAGATCCAAGCCACCTGTGGCTCACCATACATGAATCAGTAGGTCACCCTACCGAGCTTGATCGCGTGCTGGGCTACGAGGCAAACTATGCAGGTACCAGCTTCCTTACGCTTGACAAATGGAAGTCTGGCAATTTCAAGTTCGGTAGCGACAAGGTAAATGTTGTTGGCGATAAGCTGCAGCCGGGTTCACTGGGCGCAGTAGGTTACGACGACGAAGGTGTAGCCACCAAAAAATGGGACATTATTAAAGATGGTGTGCTGGTAAACTACCAGGCCACGCGCGACCAGGCACATATTATCGGGCTCAAAGAATCGCAGGGCTGCAGCTATGCACAAAGCTGGCAGGATGTGCAATTCCAGCGCATGCCTAACGTATCATTACAGCCGGGTAAAACCCCGCTGAGTGTGGATGACATGATCAAGAACGTAGAAAAAGGTATCTATATCATAGGTAATGGCTCATTCTCTATAGATCAGCAACGCTACAACTTCCAGTTTGGCGGCCAGTTGTTTTACGAGATAACAAACGGCAAGATCACCGGTATGCTTAACGATGTAGCCTATCAGGCCAATACCCGCGAATTCTGGAATTCGTGCTCTGCCGTTTGCGATGAACGCGATTACCGTTTAGGCGGTTCCTTTAACGATGGTAAGGGACAGCCAAGCCAAAGCAGTGCGGTATCGCACGGTTCGTCTACAACAAGGTTCAACGGCGTTAACGTCATCAATACAAAAAGAAAGATCGGATAA
- a CDS encoding TldD/PmbA family protein gives MAIYTKEQAQALLKKVLSYSKADECEVSLGGSEGGNVRYALNAVSTAGDISSVGLAVTSVYGKKAGSATINEFDDAALERVVRRSEELAQLAPENPEYMPMLGQSEFKEAITYNANTAAMTPESRAEMVGKSLAVTKAANLNAAGFLENSTGFNAVMNSKGLFAYNKSSDVTFSVTTRDEAGTVSGYAARGFTDVNKLDTAAATRVATMKANASKGARAIEPGKYTVILEPVAATYMLENMFRFDARSAEEGRSFLSKKGGGTRLGEQLMDPKVTIYSDPFNADLPGSTWGGEGLPREKTMWIDKGVVKNLSYSRYWAQKKGVTPVPGPTNIIMEGGDATLEDLIKSTERGILVSRLWYIRMVDPQSLLLTGLTRDGTFYIENGKIKFPVKNFRFNESPVIMLNNLEALGKQERSISVESYRSYLIPPMKIRDFTFSSLSDAV, from the coding sequence ATGGCGATATATACAAAAGAACAGGCACAAGCTTTATTAAAGAAGGTGCTTAGCTATTCAAAGGCCGATGAGTGCGAAGTAAGCCTTGGCGGCAGCGAAGGTGGTAACGTCCGTTACGCCTTGAACGCGGTATCGACAGCGGGAGACATCAGCAGTGTTGGTTTAGCTGTTACATCGGTTTACGGCAAAAAGGCGGGATCCGCAACCATAAATGAGTTTGACGACGCCGCACTGGAACGCGTGGTGCGCCGCTCAGAAGAACTGGCGCAACTGGCACCGGAGAACCCGGAGTACATGCCGATGCTTGGCCAGTCGGAATTTAAAGAAGCAATAACTTACAACGCTAATACTGCTGCCATGACGCCGGAAAGCCGTGCCGAAATGGTTGGCAAAAGCCTGGCCGTAACCAAAGCCGCTAACCTGAACGCTGCAGGCTTTTTGGAAAACTCTACGGGCTTTAACGCGGTGATGAACTCAAAGGGATTGTTCGCCTATAATAAAAGTAGCGATGTTACTTTTTCGGTAACCACCCGTGACGAGGCAGGCACCGTATCAGGCTATGCGGCGCGTGGCTTTACCGATGTAAACAAGCTGGATACTGCTGCAGCAACGCGCGTAGCTACCATGAAGGCCAATGCTTCAAAAGGCGCGCGCGCCATAGAACCCGGTAAATACACCGTTATACTGGAACCTGTCGCTGCCACTTATATGCTGGAGAACATGTTCCGTTTTGATGCGCGCAGCGCGGAAGAAGGGCGCAGCTTTTTGAGCAAGAAGGGTGGAGGTACACGCCTTGGCGAACAACTGATGGACCCTAAAGTGACCATATATTCTGATCCGTTCAACGCAGACCTGCCCGGCTCTACCTGGGGCGGTGAGGGCCTGCCACGTGAGAAGACCATGTGGATAGACAAGGGCGTGGTGAAAAATCTTTCTTATTCTCGTTACTGGGCACAAAAGAAGGGCGTGACTCCTGTTCCCGGGCCTACTAATATCATTATGGAAGGCGGCGACGCTACGCTGGAAGACCTGATCAAAAGCACCGAGCGCGGCATTTTAGTTTCAAGGCTATGGTACATCCGTATGGTTGACCCGCAGTCGTTACTGCTCACCGGCCTTACCCGCGACGGTACATTCTATATTGAGAATGGTAAGATCAAGTTCCCGGTTAAGAATTTCCGTTTTAACGAAAGTCCGGTGATCATGCTGAACAACCTTGAAGCCCTGGGTAAGCAGGAACGCAGCATCAGCGTAGAAAGCTACCGAAGCTACCTTATCCCGCCAATGAAGATAAGGGACTTCACTTTCAGCTCCCTTTCAGACGCCGTATAA
- a CDS encoding phosphotransferase enzyme family protein, with protein sequence METFPVISSILSATHLTEFFKDKYALSAGTTCKLLKAGINHTYLVTDGNAKQIFRIYDLNWRTELEIAEEIRLLSLLKEGGINVSYPVADAGGALIQQLNAPEGMRHGVMFSFAEGGKMLNFSADLHYHVGSVMAQLHKLTCNVQLQRVTYTPDVVLTEPFNYLKNFLAEDNADMLWLRSAQKYLLQQIAGADDALMRKGAIHLDIWFDNLNITGDGRVTLFDFDFCGNGWQAYDVAYYILQLHSTEKDPAELNEKKKSFLAGYESVTKLTDEERRMLPVLGVSLYFFYLGIQSRRYDNYSNVFFNEVHLSRFINLLVRKFFEDNVYAGSLSTY encoded by the coding sequence ATGGAAACCTTCCCTGTTATCAGCTCCATTCTTTCGGCTACGCATTTAACTGAATTTTTCAAGGATAAATATGCCTTGTCAGCCGGAACTACCTGCAAGTTGCTCAAAGCAGGCATCAATCATACTTACCTGGTAACTGATGGCAATGCTAAGCAGATATTCAGGATATATGATCTTAACTGGCGTACTGAACTGGAGATAGCAGAAGAAATAAGGTTGCTGAGTTTGCTCAAAGAGGGCGGGATTAACGTTTCCTACCCGGTTGCAGATGCTGGTGGTGCATTAATCCAACAGTTAAACGCTCCCGAGGGGATGCGGCATGGAGTAATGTTCTCTTTTGCCGAGGGTGGCAAGATGCTTAACTTTTCGGCCGATCTGCATTATCATGTCGGTAGTGTTATGGCGCAATTACATAAGCTTACCTGCAATGTACAACTGCAGCGGGTTACCTACACGCCCGATGTTGTGCTTACTGAGCCATTTAACTATCTCAAGAACTTCCTTGCTGAAGATAATGCAGACATGTTGTGGTTAAGGTCAGCTCAAAAGTATCTGCTGCAACAGATTGCCGGTGCCGATGACGCATTGATGCGCAAAGGTGCCATTCACCTGGATATATGGTTCGACAATCTCAATATTACCGGGGATGGGCGGGTAACTTTGTTCGACTTTGACTTTTGCGGCAACGGCTGGCAGGCATATGATGTTGCGTACTACATACTGCAGCTGCACAGTACCGAAAAAGATCCTGCTGAGCTGAACGAGAAAAAGAAGAGTTTTCTTGCCGGTTACGAGTCGGTGACCAAACTTACTGATGAAGAGCGGCGGATGCTGCCGGTGCTAGGTGTATCCTTGTATTTCTTTTACCTTGGCATACAAAGCCGTAGGTACGATAATTATTCCAACGTGTTTTTCAACGAGGTTCACTTAAGCAGGTTTATCAATCTGCTGGTACGTAAGTTCTTCGAGGATAACGTGTACGCCGGATCACTTAGCACGTACTAA
- a CDS encoding SDR family NAD(P)-dependent oxidoreductase encodes MAKIFITGSADGLGQMAAKLLVGEGHEVTLHARNSKRGDEAMAAVPGAASVILGDLSSINETIKIAEQANKLGAFDAVIHNAGVGYQERNRINTPDGLPHVFAVNSLAPYILTSLMEKPKRLIYLSSGLHRDGDPTLNDLAWQERSWNGYRAYSDSKLHDVLLAFAVARIWPDVYSNALEPGWVPTKMGGPSAPDDLDKGAETQAWLAVSTDPEALVSGKYFYHKKIKANLKAADDLDTQDLFLSKCAHFSGIKFPSK; translated from the coding sequence ATGGCTAAAATATTCATAACCGGTTCGGCAGATGGCTTAGGCCAAATGGCAGCAAAGTTATTGGTTGGCGAAGGACACGAGGTTACACTCCATGCACGTAACAGCAAGCGCGGTGACGAAGCAATGGCTGCTGTGCCGGGTGCAGCCAGCGTAATACTCGGCGATCTTTCGAGTATTAATGAAACTATTAAGATAGCCGAGCAGGCTAACAAACTAGGTGCCTTTGATGCTGTTATACACAATGCCGGTGTGGGTTACCAGGAACGTAATCGCATAAATACACCGGACGGCTTGCCGCATGTATTTGCGGTGAATAGTTTAGCACCTTACATTCTTACCAGCCTTATGGAAAAACCTAAAAGGTTGATCTACCTTAGCTCGGGCTTGCATCGTGACGGCGATCCTACTTTAAACGATCTTGCTTGGCAGGAGCGGTCATGGAATGGCTACAGGGCGTATTCAGACTCTAAACTCCACGATGTGTTGCTGGCGTTTGCCGTTGCCCGTATATGGCCGGATGTTTACAGCAATGCTTTGGAGCCTGGCTGGGTTCCTACTAAAATGGGTGGGCCAAGTGCACCTGACGACCTGGACAAGGGCGCCGAAACACAAGCCTGGCTTGCAGTAAGCACCGATCCAGAAGCGTTAGTAAGCGGCAAATACTTTTATCATAAAAAAATTAAGGCTAACCTGAAAGCCGCCGACGATTTGGATACACAAGACCTGTTCTTATCCAAATGCGCGCACTTTTCGGGTATAAAGTTCCCATCAAAATAA
- a CDS encoding NAD(P)-dependent oxidoreductase, translating to MSTTHIGWIGLGLMGIPMSQQLLKAGYPVTVYNRNKDKEAALKEQGAQTASTPAELIQQTDVVVIMVTDDKAINELFNGNTGLLTAGVSNKIIINMSTVSPAISKEMAAKAREQGNHYLDAPVSGSVKQAETAQLVIMAGGEETVFEQVKPILEKMGKAAVYLGETGAGNTAKLAINTLLSLHAQGLAEAILLAKNNGIQLEVLLSLLNNGALANPFMKIKGEAIINDNYAAAFSLSNIVKDLKLAKDIGLKTPMGEAALDTFSSAAEQYGDDDLIAVMKYLEGR from the coding sequence ATGAGCACAACACACATCGGCTGGATAGGCCTTGGTTTAATGGGCATACCTATGTCGCAGCAACTTCTAAAGGCTGGCTACCCGGTAACCGTTTATAATAGAAATAAAGATAAGGAGGCCGCCCTTAAAGAACAGGGTGCGCAAACAGCTTCAACGCCTGCGGAACTCATACAGCAAACAGATGTGGTAGTCATCATGGTGACTGATGACAAAGCCATCAATGAGCTGTTTAATGGCAACACAGGCCTGCTAACGGCAGGTGTAAGCAACAAGATCATCATTAACATGAGCACTGTTTCTCCTGCTATAAGCAAAGAAATGGCCGCAAAAGCCAGGGAGCAGGGTAACCATTACCTGGATGCGCCGGTATCCGGCAGTGTTAAACAAGCGGAGACTGCCCAATTGGTGATTATGGCAGGCGGCGAAGAAACTGTGTTTGAGCAGGTAAAACCCATACTGGAGAAGATGGGCAAAGCTGCCGTGTACTTAGGCGAAACCGGTGCAGGTAATACAGCAAAGCTGGCAATAAACACGTTGCTTAGCTTACATGCACAAGGGCTTGCAGAAGCAATTTTACTCGCTAAGAACAATGGTATACAACTAGAGGTGCTGCTTAGCTTACTTAACAACGGCGCGCTGGCTAACCCGTTTATGAAGATCAAAGGCGAGGCTATTATTAATGATAACTACGCAGCGGCATTTTCGCTTAGCAATATTGTAAAGGACCTTAAACTAGCAAAAGATATAGGTTTAAAAACACCAATGGGCGAGGCTGCCCTTGACACGTTTTCATCTGCGGCAGAGCAGTATGGCGACGATGACCTTATTGCGGTGATGAAGTATTTGGAAGGGCGATAG
- the ispG gene encoding (E)-4-hydroxy-3-methylbut-2-enyl-diphosphate synthase, whose amino-acid sequence MNADAVKMLPGRYCNSLTEYSRFVTREVFIGDVPIGGNNPIRIQSMTTTDTMDTIGTVEQTIRMVNAGCEYVRITAPSIKEANNLAEIKKQLRQRGYNVPLVADIHFTPNAAEVAARIVEKVRVNPGNYADKKKFDQIDYTDLEYRAELERIYQKFAPLVNICKEYGTAMRIGTNHGSLSDRIMSRYGDTPQGMVESAMEFIRMCETLGYYNLVVSMKSSNPQVMVQAYRLLVQTMVAEGMNYPLHLGVTEAGDGEDGRIKSAVGIGTLLEDGLGDTVRVSLTEEPEAEAPVAIALVERYTRRSQESRVKSQGLETTSQNSNVTLDSVLQTSDLYSPYEYKKRETYEANAFIGGHMVPRIVIDLSAANLKDPAVLNAAGYLYSPILDKYNMAEQSVDFVYLGDSLPSFSLPGNLKQLYNYATWQKLGNKTLCHPVFTLGEYVADNADRTSALNLVRITNADLDSEAFGLIPLDKTLVFVLETHELHGMADQRQFFLKLEEMQLDVPVIVKRSYNFESQDLELQTQNLQLFASTDLGALLVDGFGDGIWIDAQQLPAGVITSTAFGILQATRSRISKTEYISCPSCGRTLFDLMITTQMIRSRTSHLKGLKIGIMGCIVNGPGEMADADYGYVGSGPDKITLYRGKEVVKKNVNTDNALDELIGIIKSDGNWIEPA is encoded by the coding sequence ATGAATGCTGATGCTGTTAAAATGTTGCCGGGCCGCTATTGTAACTCGCTGACCGAATACTCCCGATTTGTTACCCGCGAGGTGTTCATCGGCGATGTACCTATAGGCGGCAACAACCCCATCCGCATACAAAGCATGACTACTACCGATACCATGGACACCATTGGTACGGTAGAGCAAACCATCCGGATGGTAAACGCGGGGTGTGAATACGTACGTATTACTGCTCCAAGCATTAAAGAAGCCAACAACCTTGCTGAAATAAAGAAACAATTGCGTCAGCGTGGCTATAATGTGCCCTTGGTGGCAGATATCCATTTTACACCCAACGCTGCTGAAGTAGCAGCGCGCATTGTAGAAAAGGTACGTGTAAATCCCGGCAATTATGCAGACAAAAAGAAATTTGATCAGATAGACTATACTGACCTGGAGTACCGCGCCGAACTGGAGCGTATTTACCAGAAGTTTGCACCGCTGGTTAATATCTGCAAAGAATATGGTACCGCTATGCGCATCGGCACCAACCATGGGTCGTTAAGTGACCGTATCATGAGCCGCTATGGCGATACACCGCAAGGGATGGTAGAAAGCGCGATGGAGTTTATCCGCATGTGCGAAACACTTGGCTACTATAACCTGGTTGTCTCCATGAAGAGCAGTAACCCGCAGGTTATGGTACAGGCTTACCGTTTACTGGTGCAAACTATGGTTGCTGAAGGAATGAATTATCCGCTGCACCTAGGTGTAACCGAAGCAGGTGACGGTGAGGACGGCCGCATTAAATCTGCCGTAGGTATAGGCACGTTGCTGGAAGATGGCCTTGGTGACACTGTCCGCGTTTCGCTTACCGAAGAACCGGAGGCCGAAGCACCTGTTGCCATTGCGTTGGTGGAGAGATACACTAGAAGGAGTCAAGAGTCAAGAGTCAAGAGCCAGGGGTTAGAAACCACCAGTCAAAACTCAAATGTGACTTTAGACTCTGTACTTCAGACTTCAGACTTATACAGCCCCTACGAATATAAAAAACGCGAAACATACGAAGCCAACGCTTTTATTGGCGGACATATGGTGCCGAGGATAGTGATAGATCTGTCTGCTGCTAACCTTAAAGATCCTGCGGTGCTGAATGCGGCCGGGTATCTTTACTCGCCTATATTGGATAAATACAACATGGCCGAGCAATCGGTTGATTTTGTATACCTGGGCGATAGCTTGCCTTCGTTCAGTTTGCCGGGTAACTTAAAGCAGCTATACAACTACGCTACCTGGCAAAAGTTGGGTAATAAAACGCTTTGCCACCCGGTATTTACCTTAGGCGAGTACGTTGCAGATAACGCGGACCGCACATCGGCCCTTAACCTTGTGCGGATTACTAATGCAGATCTGGATTCGGAAGCTTTCGGGTTAATTCCTCTAGATAAGACACTGGTTTTCGTGTTGGAAACCCACGAATTGCATGGGATGGCCGATCAGCGGCAGTTTTTCCTTAAGTTGGAGGAAATGCAGCTGGATGTACCTGTGATAGTAAAAAGGAGCTACAATTTTGAAAGCCAAGACTTAGAACTTCAAACGCAGAATTTACAGCTATTTGCCTCAACTGATCTGGGCGCATTGCTGGTTGATGGTTTTGGCGACGGCATTTGGATAGATGCTCAACAGCTTCCTGCCGGAGTTATTACCTCTACGGCTTTTGGTATACTGCAGGCTACACGTTCGCGTATTTCTAAAACAGAATATATATCATGCCCAAGCTGCGGCCGGACCCTGTTCGATCTGATGATCACCACGCAGATGATCCGCAGCCGTACCAGCCACTTGAAGGGATTGAAGATCGGCATTATGGGCTGCATCGTGAATGGCCCCGGCGAAATGGCAGATGCTGACTACGGCTATGTTGGGTCGGGTCCCGATAAGATTACCCTCTATCGCGGCAAAGAAGTAGTAAAAAAGAACGTAAATACTGATAATGCACTTGATGAACTGATCGGTATCATCAAGTCCGACGGTAACTGGATAGAGCCCGCCTAA
- a CDS encoding sensor histidine kinase has protein sequence MKNSVGSFALPDIKIPRVVQHVIFWLIVSLALTTVYSVQIDFVTSLRNNAFYMPVQFAYYYTLAYWLIPRFLFTGRYLLFALLLPVIVAIFVLLSRTVGVLFVIPYLIEHFHITDQDYLKHNQGPFLYKLLQSVYLVNTLKGTNLVIGFVLAIKLFKMWNERKRAALEAELTALKGQVHPHFLFNTLNNLYALSLNQSPRSPQLILGLSDILRYMLYECNTDEVPLEKEIFMMQQYVKLEKLRYEDRIDISFNISGDLQHKLVAPLMILPFIENAFKHGASKQTGDSWIHIDINVRDGFFKLKVANSNPGKDAGQNSSEAGHIGLKNVTKRLDLLYPGAYNLKIMDEEDTFLVVLALKLKVLAHPAVAVQQPVSQLATA, from the coding sequence ATGAAAAATAGTGTAGGCTCGTTTGCACTGCCGGATATTAAAATACCCCGTGTGGTGCAGCATGTTATTTTTTGGCTTATCGTGTCGCTTGCACTCACTACTGTTTATTCCGTACAGATAGACTTTGTGACTTCTCTGCGAAACAATGCGTTTTACATGCCCGTGCAGTTTGCTTATTATTATACACTGGCATACTGGCTTATACCCCGGTTTTTATTTACCGGGCGTTATCTGCTCTTTGCTTTATTGCTGCCTGTTATAGTGGCAATATTTGTACTGTTAAGCCGTACTGTCGGCGTACTTTTCGTAATCCCTTACCTGATTGAACATTTTCACATCACCGATCAGGATTATCTCAAGCATAATCAGGGCCCTTTTCTTTATAAGTTGTTACAAAGTGTTTACCTGGTCAATACGCTAAAAGGCACCAACCTGGTAATTGGTTTTGTGCTGGCCATAAAGCTGTTTAAGATGTGGAACGAGCGTAAACGTGCCGCCTTAGAGGCTGAGCTGACCGCCCTGAAAGGTCAGGTACACCCGCATTTTCTATTCAACACGCTAAATAACTTATATGCCCTGAGCCTTAATCAATCGCCAAGGTCGCCGCAATTAATTTTAGGTTTGTCGGACATCCTGCGTTATATGCTTTATGAGTGCAATACTGATGAAGTGCCGCTGGAAAAAGAGATATTTATGATGCAGCAGTATGTAAAGCTGGAAAAACTGCGGTATGAGGACCGAATCGATATAAGCTTTAATATATCCGGAGATCTGCAACATAAGCTTGTAGCTCCGCTAATGATACTGCCGTTTATAGAGAATGCTTTTAAACATGGTGCAAGCAAACAGACAGGCGACAGTTGGATCCATATAGACATAAACGTTCGCGACGGCTTTTTTAAACTTAAGGTAGCTAATAGTAATCCTGGTAAAGACGCCGGACAGAATAGTAGCGAAGCAGGGCACATCGGCCTGAAAAATGTAACCAAGCGGCTTGACCTGCTTTACCCCGGCGCATACAACTTAAAGATCATGGACGAGGAAGACACCTTTTTGGTGGTACTCGCGCTTAAACTAAAAGTGCTGGCACATCCGGCTGTTGCAGTACAGCAGCCCGTATCTCAATTAGCAACAGCATGA